The window CGTCCATAGGCCGCTCCGGCCGGGGTCCCCACCGGAGCGGGAGCGCCGACGCGACCTTCGCCGTGTGCCGCGTGGTCGCCGACGCGGCCCGCATCACCCTGTCCGAACCGGGCGCGGCCGGCCCCACGGCCGAGCAGACGGACCCCGTCGAACGCATCGCGCTCGCCTCGCGGATCCGCACCCGCGCGGTCGGGCTCAGCGGGCGCTGGTGGCGGGAGGACACCGGTCCGCTGGTGGGCCGGCGGGAGAAGGACGGCACGCCGGTCGCCCTGCTGTGGCGGCGCGGCCGCTACGAGGCGGTCGACCCCGCCACCGGCACGCGCGAGCGCATCGGGAAGACCAACGAGGCCGCCTTCGAACCGCGCGCCGTCATGTTCTACCGCCCCCTGCCCGACGGGCGGGTGAGCCTCCCGGCGCTGCTCCGCTTCAGCGTGCGCGGCACCTTCCCGGAGCTGCGCAGCCTCCTCCTGGGCGGGCTGGCCGCGGTGGTCCTGGGCGCACTGGTGCCGATCGCCACCGGCCAGGTCCTCGGCCGGTACGTCCCACAGGCCGAGAACGGCCTGATCGTGCAGACCGGGCTGGCCCTGATCGCGACCGGCATCGTCTCGGCCGTCTTCATGCTGCTGCAGAACACCTCCCTCCTGCGCATGGAGGGCCGCATCGAGGCCACGTTGCAGCCGGCGGTGTGGGACAGGCTGCTGCGGCTGCCGACGAAGTTCTTCGCCGGCCGTTCCACCGGCGAACTGGCCGGCGCGGCGATGGGCATCAGCGCCATCCGCCGCGTCCTGTCCGGCATCGGCCCGGTCTGCGTGCAGTCGGGCGCGGTCGGCACGATGAACCTCGTCCTGCTGCTCGTCTACAGCGTGCCGCTGGCGATGGCGGCGCTCGCCATGCTGGTCGTCATCGCGGGGGTCTTCCTGGGCCTGGGGCTGTGGCAGCTGCGCTACCAGCGCCGCCTGATCAAGCTCGGCCACCGGCTCAACAACCAGGCCTTCCAGACCCTGCGCGGCCTGCCCAAGCTCCGGGTCGCCGCAGCCGAGAGCTTCGCGTACGCAGCCTGGGCCCGGGAGTTCGCCCGTACCCGCGACCTGCAGCAGCGCATCGGCCGGATACAGAACGTCATCACCGTCCTGGGCGCCGTCTATCTGCCGCTGTGCACGCTGGTGATGTTCGTGCTGCTGGCCGGACCGGCTCGCGGTGCCATGTCCGCCGGCGAGTTCCTCACCTTCAGCACCGCGCTGACGATGCTGCTGTCGTCGGTCACACAGCTGACCGGTGCGCTCATCTCGGCCGCCGCGGTGCTGCCGATGTTCGAGCAGATCAAGCCGGTGCTGCGGGAGACCCCCGAGGTGGGCCGCTCCAGTACCCGACCGGGCGAGCTGACCGGTGCCATCGAGGCCAAGAACCTGTCCTACCGCTACGGCGACGACGGTCCGCTCGTACTGGACGACGTCAACTTCCGGGTCGACCAAGGCGAGTTCGTCGCGATCGTCGGGGCCAGTGGCTGCGGAAAGTCGACACTGCTGCGGCTGCTCATCGGCTTCGACAAGCCCGCTGAAGGCAGCGTGCTGTACGACGGCCAGGACCTGGCGGCGCTCGACCGGGCGGCCGTGCGCCGCCAGTGCGGCGTCGTCCTGCAGAACGCCCAGCCCTTCACCGGCTCGATCCTCGACTGCATCTGCGGCGCCGGGACGTTCTCGCTCGAAGAGGCGTGGGAAGCCGCCGCGATGGCGGGCCTGGCGCAGGACATCAAGGCCATGCCGATGGGCATGCACACCATGCTGTCCGACGGCGGCGGCACGGTCTCGGGCGGCCAGCGCCAACGGCTGATGATCGCCCAGGCCCTGATCCGCAAGCCGCGCATCCTGTTCTTCGACGAGGCCACGAGTGCGCTGGACAACGAAGCCCAGCGCGTGGTCATCGAATCCACCCGCGCCCTGCGCGCCACCCGCGTCGTGATCGCCCACCGCCTCTCCACGATCATGGACGCCGACCGCGTGATCGCCATGTCGGACGGCCGGATCGTCCAGCAGGGCCCACCCGCCGAACTGCTGGCCGACACGAACGGCCTCTTCCACGACCTGGTCCGCCGCCAACTGCGCTGACGGGGCGCGCACACCACTGTCACCGTCATCGCCACCGCGGTTGCGGTCCCGGTCCCGGTCGCGGTCGCGGTCGGGAGCGTGACGACGTGGTCACGAGGGGCCGCCTCGACGTCCACCCGGTCGGCATCGGCCCGGCCCGCGGTGTACACGGTGTGACGCGGCGTGGGCGATCAGGCGGCCGGCTTGCCGGGCTGGTCGTGGGTCGAGCAGTGGATGCCGCCGCCTCCCGAGGCGATCGTGTCGATCACGACCGGCACGATGTCCCGCTTCGGGAAGTGCTCCTGCAGGATGGCGCGGGCCCGGTCGTCGGCCTTGCGGTCCCCGAACCTGGGCATGAAGACGGCATCGTTGGCGATGTAGAAGTTGGCGTAGGTCGACACGAAGTCGTCGCCCTCGCCCGTGATCCTGTTCAGGTCGGGCTGCGGCAGATCGATGACCTCGAAGCGCCGGCCGCGGGCGTCCGTCGTCTGCGACAGGACGGACTTCGCCTGGTCGGCGGAGCGCGACCAGGAGTCCGGCGGGGTACCGGGGTGTGCGCGGTCCAGCAGGACCACACCGGGTGCGGTGAAGCGAACGAGGCTGTCCACGTGGGCGTCCGTGATGTCCTCGCCGCGTACGCCGGCCAGCCACACCACCTTCTCGACACCCAGGGTCTGCTTGAGCTCCGCCTCGATCGTGTCCCGGCTCTTGCCCCGGTTGCGGTTGTCGTTGACGATCGAGCTCTCGGTGATCAGCAGGGTGCCCTCGCCGTCGGGCTCGAAGGATCCGCCCTCCGCGACCAGCGGAGCCTGGATCCGGGGGATCCCGTACTTCTGGAGCAGGGTGCGGCCGACCACCCCGTCGTTCTTGTGCTCCTGCTTGTTGCCCCAGCCGTTGAAGTTGAAGTCGACCCCGACGACCTTGCCGTCCTGCTCGACGAAGACGGGGACGGTGTCGCGGGCCCAGAGGTCGTCGACGGCCAGCGGGATCACCTCGACCTGCGAGCCGCACGCCCGCTGCGCCGCGTCCGCCTGGTCGGGCCGGGCCATCATGACGACCGCCTCGTACTCCCCGACGGCCCGCGCGATCCGCGCGATGTCCTCGCGTACGTAGGGCAGGTCTCCCTCCCAGACCGACGACAGCGCCGGCCAGGACATGAACGTACGGGTGTGGCTCTCCCACTCGGCGCCCAGCCGGCGCTTGCCGCCCGCGGTGGCGGGCTGGGAGGGCGCGCCGGTGGCACCGGCCGGTGCTCCGGCGTCGGAGGGTCCGCAGGCCGAGGAGCCGAGGACGGCCGCGCCGATTCCGGCGAGGGTGCGAAGGACGGTCCGACGCGTGGGGGGAGTGAAGGACACGGAGACTCCGATCGTGGACTGGCGGAAGGGATGCATGCGGCCAGGGCGGGCGCGACGGTGGCGATAGGCCGACAAACCGGTCCTTACGGACAAGGGTGCGCACTCCGCACCGCGAACGGCCGGTATGCGCGAAAAGCGATGCGGCCAGGTGTCGCCACTCTGACACTGACTGGAATTTCAGTCAATCCGCAACTGATGGGAAACCGAGTCGGCTCAATTCCACTCCGATCGCCTCGCGCATCAGGACGTGGGCGTGCTTCAGGGAGAGCAGTCCGCTGAGCCAGCGGACGCTGAGCCCTTCCAGCAGGGCGGTCAGCCGCTCTGCGGCGGCCGTGACGGCGGCGTGCGGCGCGGCGGGGCAGAGCTCGGCGAGGGGGGCTGCGACTTCCGCCACCCAGGCGGCACCCGCCGCGGCCAGGTCGTCCCGCAGTTCGGGATCGAAGACCGTGTGGGCCCGGAGTTCTCCCCAGGCCGTGCTGTTCTCGCGCACCTCGGGGAGGTCCTGGAACTCCCTCAGCAGGGTCTGCTCCAGGAGCCGGCGCGGATCCGAGGGGCGGGCCTCGGCCTCGCTCCCCGACGCCGCGGTGTAGCGGTCCGCCCGGTCCCCGATGAAGGCCAGGGCGTGCCGCAGGATGCCCGGCCGACCCTCGAAGTGGTAGTAGACCAGGGCGGTGGACACGCCGGCCTCGGCCGCCAGGTCCGCCACCCGCAGTCCTCGGACGCCCTGACGTGCGATGACGCGTGCGGCGCCCTCGAGGATGGCCCGTCTGCGGTCGGTCACTGTGTGATCCCTCCTGCCGTGTGCGTCTCGCATTGTCACACATTGACTGAAAATTTAGTTAGCGGCACGATGCGCCCAGGTCCTCGCCGCATCGTTGAAAGAGCAACCGCATGTCCGAGCAGCTCCCCGGCATACAGCCCACCACCACGGCGCTGTCCGCCGACGACCCCCACGGGATCGGTGGCTACCGCCTCCACGCTCGTCTCGGCTCCGGCGGCATGGGAGTGGTCTACCTGGCGTACACGCCCGGTGGCCGCCCCGTCGCCCTGAAGGCCGTCCGCAGGGAATTCGCCGCGGATCCCGAGTTCCGCGAACGCTTCGCCCAGGAGGTGGCCAGCGCCCGCCGGATCCACGGCCTGTTCACCGCCCAGGTGGTCGACTCCGGCGTCGACCACCGCACCCCTTGGCTCGCCACCGCCTACGTGCCCGGCCCCTCGCTGCACGAGGTGGTGCGGCGGCACGGACCCCTGCCGGTGCGCACCGTCCTGCTGCTCGTCGCGGGCATCGCGGAGGCGCTCCAGGCCATCCACCGGGCGGGCGTCGTCCACCGGGACCTCAAGCCGGCCAACGTGCTGGTCGCGGGGGACGGGCCCCGGGTGATCGACTTCGGCATCGCGCGCGCCGCCGACGCCGCGGCGCTCACCGGCACGGGCCTGCGGATCGGCACCGCGGCCTTCATGGCGCCCGAACAGGCGCTGGGCCTCCAGGTGACGCCGGCCACCGACGTCTTCGCGCTCGGCACGCTGGCCGCCTACGTGGCGGGCGGCGCGACGCCCTTCGGGAACGGGTCGGAGTCCACGGCCCTGTACCGGATCGTCCACGAGCGTCCCGACCTCACCCACGTACCCCGTGACCTGCACGGACTCATCTCATGGTGTCTGGCCAAACGCCCCGAGGACCGCCCTGCGACCGCCGAGCTGATCGCGTCCGTGCACGCGCACCCCGTGGTGGGCTCCCGGCCGGAGTTCACCGACGGCTGGCTGCCCAGCCCGGTCCGGGACGAGGTCGGAGGCCGGGACGGCGCCGCCCGGCCCGCCGCGGCGTACCTCCGCGCGACCGGCGCGGCGTCCGCGCACCCGGGCCCGGCCGCCGGAATCCCGGCGGCACCGCCCGCCCCCGCGCCTGCCGGGGTCGATTCCTGCGCCCCGACGGCCGCGGCCGCGTACCGGGATCCGGCCCCGGCGGCGCCCGTTCCCGCCCCGGCCAGGTCCGCCCCGGCTCCTGCGCAGGGCCCGGTCCCGCCCCCCACACACAGGTCGCCCCACCAGTACCGGTACCGGCACCCGCGCCGGTCTCCGCGCCCGTCCCCGCCGCCTCGGTGCCGGTGGAGGCCGCTGCCCCGGGGTCCGGTCACCGTGCGTCCCGGCACGGGCGGCGGCGCCTGCCCGCGGTGGCCCTGGCCGTGGTCGCCACCCTGCTGGCCTGCGCCGGAGCCGTGTACTACCTCGACGATCCCGACGGGGAGGGGGCGGGCCCCGACGCCGGTCCCGCCGCCCGATCGGCGCCGCCCACGGCCCCCGCCTTCCTGCCCGGCTACGCGAACGCCGAGCTCACCGCCCCCGATTCCGGCTACGAGTTCGATCTGAAGGCGGGGAAGGTGGTGGCCGCGGAGACGGCCACCTGGTACCTGGCGCGCGACGGTCAGGCGTTCGTGCCGTCCGAGGAGTCGGACGCCTTCGTCGCCGACGGCGGGGAGCTGACCGCGGCCGATTGCGTGCACGGCATCGAGACGCGACCGGCCGCCGCCCTGCCGTTCGGTGGGCTCGCCAAGGCGCGGCCGTTCTGCGTGAGCAGTCCGGACCGGAGCGAGATCGCGATCGTCCGACTGGTCGAGGCCGCGGCCGACGGATCGGTCACGATCACCGTGGACCAGTACCGCCGGAGCTGAATTCCCTGGCTATGGCCGGGCCCGGTCCCGGCGTCCCGGGTAGGCGACGCCGCGCCGTGGAGCCGGTCGTCTTGACTGAATTTTCAGTTAACGCAAAGATGCCGAGTCATCCCGCCCGTTCACCCCTCAGGGAGACCCATGGACATGCCCAGCACCACCCGCCGTCGGCTGCTCCGGTTCGGGGCGGCGGCGCTGCCGCTCGCCGCCCTCGGGCCGGCCTTCCCCGCCACCGCGCAGGCGGACGCCACCCGCGAGACCGGCGCCGCAGCCCTGCGGATGCCCGCGGAGACCGGCCGCCACCTCCGTACCTACATGGCCTGGCCCGCCCTCTCCTCCGTCTGGGACAGCAAGCTCGACGCGGTGCGCGGAGACATCGCCGACGTCGCGTACGAGATATCGCGCTTCGAGCCGGTCGTGGTGCTCGCGCGCCCCGGTCAGGCCGCCGAGGCCCGCCACCGCTGCGGGCGCGGCGCCCACCACGCCATCGACGTCATCGAGATCGCCAACGACGACCTGTGGATCCGCGACTTCGGCCCCACTTTCGTGGTGGGCCCGGGAGCCGTCGCGGGCGTGGACACCCACTTCAACGGCTGGGGCAAGACGGGCACGCCGTACGCCCAGCCCTTCGCCAACGACGCCGCGGCGGCCGCCGTCCTCCTCGACGAGTACCAGGTGCGCCGGATCCCGGCGGGATTCGTCGGTGAGGGCGGCTCGCTGGAGGCCGACGGCGAGGGAACGCTGCTGGCCACGATCAGCTCGCTGGTGAACGCCAACCGCAACCCGGGCATGAGCCAGGACCAGGTCGAGCAGGCCGTGAAGGCGGCGCTCGGCATCGACAAGGTCATCTGGGTGCCCGGTCTGGCAGGTCAGGACATCACCGACTGCCACATCGACTGCCTGGCCCGCTTCACGGCTCCGGGGCGGGTCATCCTGGACAAGCCCGGAGCCGGCGCGGACCGGAAGTGGGTCGCCGTCTACGAGGAGACGAAGCGGGCCCTGGAGAGCGCCACCGACGCCCGTGGCCGCAGTCTCGCCATCACGGAACTGCCCGGCCCCGACCGCCGCAGCATCCGCGGCGGCGGAGCGGAGTTCCTGGCCTCCTACACCAACTACTTCACCGCCAACGGCGCGGTCATCGCCCCGCAGTTCGGCGACGGCCCCGCCGACGCTCTGGCCCGTGCGATCCTGCAGGCCGCCTATCCCGGCCACCGCCTGGTCCAGGTGGGCATCGACAACATCGCGGCCGGTGGCGGCGGCATCCACTGCGCCACGCAGTCGCACCCGGCCGCCACCCCGCCGGAGGTGTGATGTCCACCGGGCCCCGGCAGCGGGAGCGAACCGCGGCCGGTGGGCGATCGGCGCCCGCAGGGGCCCGTACGTCCGGTGACGGGTCGCCCGCACCCCCTCCGGAACGCCCCGGTAAGGTGCGGGCCATGGCGTCTCGCAGCACTCAGATCCTCGAAGCGGCCGCCCGGGTGATCGCCCGGCGCGGCGTCCGCGGGCTGCGCGTGGAAGAACTCGCGGCCGAGGCCGGCGTCTCCACCGCCTTGATCTACTACCACTTCAAGGACCGTACGGGGGTCCTGCGCCAGACCCTCGAATTCATCAACGACCGCGCCGAGCGCTACACCACGGACCGGGACCCGGACGATCCGCCGCTCACCCCCCGGGAGGAGCTGGAGGAAACGCTCCTGCTGGAGCTCCAGGACACCGTGGAGGTACGGGAGAACAGCTCGGCCTGGGGTGAACTGCGGGCGAGCGCCGTCTTCGACGAGGTGCTGCGCGAGGATCTCGCCAGGGCCGCCCTGGTATGGGTCCAGGAGGTCGCCGCGCTGCTGGGCCAGGTCCAGCCGATGGCGCCGGCCTCGTCGCTGGCCGCCGCGGCCGAACGGCTCACCGCCCTGCTGGAAGGGCTCAGCATGCGCTGGCTCAGCGGTGGCACCGGAATCGGTCACGCGCGGGAGCTGATGCGCGGCGCGATCGACGCCGAATTGGCCGGGCTCCAGCAGCACTGACACGGGCGTTCCCGGACGCTGATCGACCCCGCACGGCCCTGTCCTTCCGTGGGACGGCACGTTTCGCCGCCCCATCTATTGACTGAATTTTTAGTCAATGCCAGAGTGAGGGCGCGAGCCGGCCGCGGCACTGCGGGGCCCGTAGGGCCCGCCCCGCGGACCCGGCCCCGTCCCCGGGGCCGCGCCCCCGGATCGCTCTCGTTCCTCGTCTTCTTCGCCGCGCGCACAAAGCCCCCACCTCGCGGTCCGTGCGCCGCGCCCACGCACCCCCGACGGCGGAGCGCCGGCCTCCGTGGCCCGCCGCATCCGCCTTCCGGAGGAAGGAATGATCATGAAGTTCTCGATCGGCCGGGGTCTGTGCCCCGCCGCCGGGGCGCACTCCCGGTGGGCCTCATGGCCCTGACCCCCACCGAACGCGACCGGCTCCTGCTGTTCACCGCCGCGGAACTGGCCCGGGCCCGACACGCACGCGGCCTGCGGCTCAACGTTCCGGAGGCGACCGCCGTGATCGCCGACACGGTGTGCGAGGCGGCTCGTGACGGCGTCCGCCTCGCCGACGCCCTCGCGCGAGGCCGAAGCGTCCTCGGCCCGGACGACATCCTGCCGGGCGTCGTCGACATCGTCACCGAGGTCATGGTCGAGGCGGTGTTCGAGGACGGAACCCGGCTCGCGGTGATCAGTGAGCCCTTCGGCGAGCTGGACCGTGACGACGGCGCACCGGGCGCCGTACTGCCCGCCTCGGACAGCGTCGAGGCACGTGCCCCCGTCGTGACCCTCGTGGTGAGCAACACCGCGGCGGTGCCGGTGAGCGTGACCTCCCACTTCCACTTCTTCGAGGCCAACCCGCGCCTGAGCTTCGACCGTGCCATGGCGTACGGGATGCGCCTGGCAGTCGCGGCCGGGTCGTCCACCCGGTTCGACTCCGGAGCCACCGTGGAGGTGGGCCTCATCCCCATCGGTGGTGACCGGATCGCGATCGGTTTCGCCGGCTTGGTCGACGGCCCGCTCGACGCCCCCGGCGCGAAGGCCGAAGCCCTGCGCAGGGCCGCGGCCTGCGGCTACCTCGGTGCGGGCGCCCCGGAAGGAACCGCGACATGAGCAGACCCACCCGACACGCCGATCACTGCGCACCGGGCAGCCGGCACATCGACCCGCACGAGTACGCCTCCGTCTTCGGCCCGCGCGCCGGGGACCGGGTGCGTCTCGGTGACTCCGGGCTGACGGTGCGGGTGGAGTACGACGCGCAGAAGCCCGGTGACGAGTTCCTGGCCGGTTTCGGCAAGACCGCCCGGGACGGCCTGCACCTGAAGGCCGCCGCCGTCCGCGAGACCTGCGACGTCGTCATCAGCAATGTCCTGGTCATCGACGCGGTCCTGGGCATCCGCAAGGTGTCGATCGGTATCCGCGAGGGCCGTATCCACGCGATCGGGCGGGCCGGCAACCCGGACACCCTCGACGGCGTCGACGTCGTCGTCGGCACGGGTACCTCGATCGTCTCCGGCGAGGGCCTGATCGCCACCGCCGGCGCCGTCGACACCCACGTGCACCTGCTCTCCCCGCGCATCATGGAGGCCTCGCTCGCCGCGGGCGTCACCACGGTCATCGGTCAGGAGTTCGGCCCGGTGTGGGGCGTCGGCGTCAACTCCCCGTGGGCGCTGAAGCACGCCTTCAACGCCTTCGATGCCTGGCCGGTGAACATCGGTTTCCTGGCCCGGGGTTCCTCTTCGGACGCCGCTCCGCTGGTGGAGGCCCTGGCCGAGGGCGGTGCCTGCGGTTTCAAGGTGCACGAGGACATGGGCGCTCACACCCGCGCCCTGGACACCGCCCTGCGGGTGGCCGAGGAGTACGACGTACAGGTCGCGCTGCACAGTGACGGCCTCAACGAGTGTCTCTCCGTCGAGGACACCCTGCGGGTCCTGGACGGCCGCACGATCCATGCCTTCCACATCGAGGGCTGCGGCGGCGGGCACGTGCCCAACGTGCTGAAGATGGCGGGCGTGCCGAACGTCATCGGCTCCTCCACCAACCCGACCCTGCCCTTCGGCCGGGACGCGGTGGCCGAGCACTACGGCATGATCGTCTCCGTTCACGACCTCAAGCCCGACCTCCCGGGCGACGCGGCCATGGCCCGCGACCGGATCCGGGCCGGCACCATGGGCGCCGAGGACGTGCTGCACGACCTCGGGGTGATCGGCATCACCTCCTCCGACGCCCAGGGCATGGGCCGGGCCGGCGAGACGATCCGCCGCACCTTCGCCATGGCCGCCAAGATGAAGGGCGAGCTGGGCCCCCTGGCCGGCGACGGCGAGGGCGACGACAACGCCCGGGTCCTGCGCTACATGGCCAAGCTGACCATCAACCCCGCCATCGCCCACGGCCTGGCCCACGAGATCGGCTCCATCGAGACCGGCAAACTCGCCGACATCGTCCTGTGGCGCCCCCAGTTCTTCGGCGCCAAACCGCAGCTCGTCCTCAAATCAGGCTTCCCCGCCTACGGCGTCACCGGCGACCCCAACGCCGCCACCGACACCTGCGAACCCCTCGTCCTCGGACCGCTCTTCGGCGCCCACGGCGCCGCCCCCGCCGACCTCTCGGTGGCGTTCGTGAGCCGCGCCGCGGCCGAGTCCGGCTCCTTCGGAGCCCCGTACGACGCCATGGCCACCCGCCGCCGCCGGGTCGCCGTGCGGGGGACCCGGGGCATCGGCCCCAAGGACATGGTCGGCAACGACCGCCTCGGAGAAGTCGACGTGAACCCACGGACCGGTCTCGTCACGCTCGACGGAGAGCCCCTGCGCTCCGAGCCGGCGCAGCAGGTCTCCCTGAACCGCCTCTACTTCCTCTGAGGCTCCCCTCCCCGGTGCGCACCCGCCCCTCCGATATCCGCGCACGTCAGGCCTTGACTGAATTTTCAGTCGGGTGGAAGACTCCGCCCACACAAGAAATGAGACACCGATGGCCGAATACCGAATGCCTGCCGAGTGGTCCGAGCACGAGGGCTGCCTCATGGCCTGGCCCACCCGCGAGGACCTCTGGGGGAGCGTCCTGACCGAAGCGAAGGAGGAGTACGCCAACGTCGCCCGCGCCATCGCCGCCTTCGAGCCCGTGACGATGGTCGCCCCGCCCGGCCACGGCGCGGACGCCCGCGACCGCTGCGGGGACGGCGTCACCGGCGTCAGCGGCGTCACGGTGATCGAGCTGCCGCTCGACGACTCCTGGTTCCGCGACTCCGCCCCGCTCTTCGTCCTCGACGGGGACGGCAACCGCGCCGGCGTCGACTTCCGCTTCAACGCCTGGGGCGGCAAGCACCACCCCTTCGAGTCCGACGACCGGATCAGCGCCCTGCTGCTGGACCACGTCGGGGCGGACCGGATCGCCTCCGACATGATCCTCGAAGGCGGCGCGATCACCGTCGACGGCGAGGGCACGCTGATCACCACCGAGCAGTGCCTGCTGCACCCCAACCGCAACCCCGGCATGAACCGGGGCGAGATCGAGGCCGAGCTGAAGTCCCGGCTCGGCGTCACCAAGGTCATCTGGCTGCCGTACGGCGGTCTCCTCGACACCGAGACCGACGGCCACGTCGACGGTGTCTGCGCCTTCGCCGCCCCCGGCACGGTCGTCGTCTCCCTCCCGGACGACCCCGACCACCCCGACTACGCCCGGATGCGCGCCAACCGCGCCGTGCTGGAGGCCTCCACCGACGCCCGCGGCCGCCGCCTGGAGATCATCGACGTCCCGCAGACCGTCTTCGCGGACCTCGCCGACGGCGAGATCGAGGTGTCCTACCTGAACTACTACGTCGCCAACGGCGGCGTCGTCGTCCCGGTCGCCGGGCTGCCCCAGGACGAGGCCGCCCTCGCCGTCATCGCCTCGGCCCACCCCGGTCGCAAGGTCGTCGGGGTGCGGGCCCTGGCCATCGCGTTCGGCGGCGGCGGCGTCCACTGCATCACCCAGCAGATCCCCGCCGCACGCCCTGTACGCCCTGCAACCCCCGCACGCCCCGCCCGCCCCGCCCGCCCCGCACACCCCGCGGGCACCACCGCCGACGCCACCGTCTGACCCGAGAACCGGCCGTTCCCGGCGGTCCGCCCCGGCGGTCCGCCCGCTCCTCCACCCCCGCATCCCTCACGGAAAAGAGAGCGCGACGATGACCACCTCCCCACCCCGCACGAGCAGACGCCCCCGACGCCGGGCCGGCCGCCGCACCGCGACCCTCACCGCCGCCGTCCTGACCTCCTTCGCCGTGCTCGGGGCCTGCTCGGGCCCGCCCAAGGGCAACGGCGGCGGCGTCACCGACGTCAGCCTCTCCGTCTCCACACCCCCGGCCCGCGGCGAGATCGACTCCTTCAGCTGGGCCGTCTACGCCGAGCCGCCCACCCTCGACTACACGGTCGCCTTCGACTACCCGCAGAACACCATCCTGTCCAACGTGTGCGAGAGCCTGATGCGCTGGACGCCGTCGCTCACCACGGAGCCCGGCCTCGCCCAGAAGGCGACCAACCCCGACCCCACCACCTGGGTCTACGACCTCCGCCCCGGCGTCCGTTTCCACGACGGCAGGGAGATGACCGCCGACGACGTCGTCTTCAGCCTCGGCCGCCAGATGGACCCCGACAACGCCGCCGCCTGGGCCCAGGTCTTCCAGAACGTCACCGCCGTCACCAAGACCGGCCCGCTCCAGGTCACCGTCAAGCTCAAGCAGCCCGACTCCCAGTTCCCGCAGTACATGGCCACCGCCGCCGGCGTGGTCGCCTCCAAGGCGGGCGTCGAGGCAGCGGGCAAGGACTACGGCACCACCGGCGGCCTCGCCTGCACCGGCCCCTTCCAACTCGGCACCTGGAACAAGGGCCAGTCCATCGAACTGGACCGCTTCGACAGCTACTGGGGAACCAAGGCCAAGTCCAAGAAGGCCGTCTTCCGCGTCCTGACCGATCCCTCCGCCCGCACCAACGCCATGCTCAGCGGCGAGGTCGACGGCGGCTACCTCATCCCCACCGAGAGCTACGCCCGCCTGCGCGGCAGCGGCACCGGAACCCTCTACTTCGGTGAGGGCCTGAGCACGGTCAACGTCAACATCACCAACATGCAGGGCCCGCTCGGCGACGTCCGCGTCCGCCGCGCCCTCTCCCTCGCGCTCGACCGCACCGGATTCGTCAAGGCCGGCCTCGGCGGCGCGGGCACTGTCACCAACTCCCTCACCACCCGGGCCGCCTGGGCAGCCGCCCCCGAGCACACGCTCAAGACCGCCTTCGACAACCTCCCGCCCACTGGCCAGGACATCGACAAGGCCAAGGCGCTCATCGAGGAGGCCGGCGCCACCGGCAAGACCCTGACCGTGGCCACCAGTTCCATAGGCCAGGACGTCTCCCTCCTCGCCACCGCCGTCCAGGCCGCCGGCAGCCGGATCGGCCTGGACATCCGGCTCAAGACCATCG of the Streptomyces sp. NBC_01294 genome contains:
- a CDS encoding agmatine deiminase family protein, with product MPSTTRRRLLRFGAAALPLAALGPAFPATAQADATRETGAAALRMPAETGRHLRTYMAWPALSSVWDSKLDAVRGDIADVAYEISRFEPVVVLARPGQAAEARHRCGRGAHHAIDVIEIANDDLWIRDFGPTFVVGPGAVAGVDTHFNGWGKTGTPYAQPFANDAAAAAVLLDEYQVRRIPAGFVGEGGSLEADGEGTLLATISSLVNANRNPGMSQDQVEQAVKAALGIDKVIWVPGLAGQDITDCHIDCLARFTAPGRVILDKPGAGADRKWVAVYEETKRALESATDARGRSLAITELPGPDRRSIRGGGAEFLASYTNYFTANGAVIAPQFGDGPADALARAILQAAYPGHRLVQVGIDNIAAGGGGIHCATQSHPAATPPEV
- a CDS encoding TetR/AcrR family transcriptional regulator, which translates into the protein MASRSTQILEAAARVIARRGVRGLRVEELAAEAGVSTALIYYHFKDRTGVLRQTLEFINDRAERYTTDRDPDDPPLTPREELEETLLLELQDTVEVRENSSAWGELRASAVFDEVLREDLARAALVWVQEVAALLGQVQPMAPASSLAAAAERLTALLEGLSMRWLSGGTGIGHARELMRGAIDAELAGLQQH
- a CDS encoding urease subunit alpha, giving the protein MSRPTRHADHCAPGSRHIDPHEYASVFGPRAGDRVRLGDSGLTVRVEYDAQKPGDEFLAGFGKTARDGLHLKAAAVRETCDVVISNVLVIDAVLGIRKVSIGIREGRIHAIGRAGNPDTLDGVDVVVGTGTSIVSGEGLIATAGAVDTHVHLLSPRIMEASLAAGVTTVIGQEFGPVWGVGVNSPWALKHAFNAFDAWPVNIGFLARGSSSDAAPLVEALAEGGACGFKVHEDMGAHTRALDTALRVAEEYDVQVALHSDGLNECLSVEDTLRVLDGRTIHAFHIEGCGGGHVPNVLKMAGVPNVIGSSTNPTLPFGRDAVAEHYGMIVSVHDLKPDLPGDAAMARDRIRAGTMGAEDVLHDLGVIGITSSDAQGMGRAGETIRRTFAMAAKMKGELGPLAGDGEGDDNARVLRYMAKLTINPAIAHGLAHEIGSIETGKLADIVLWRPQFFGAKPQLVLKSGFPAYGVTGDPNAATDTCEPLVLGPLFGAHGAAPADLSVAFVSRAAAESGSFGAPYDAMATRRRRVAVRGTRGIGPKDMVGNDRLGEVDVNPRTGLVTLDGEPLRSEPAQQVSLNRLYFL
- a CDS encoding agmatine deiminase family protein produces the protein MAEYRMPAEWSEHEGCLMAWPTREDLWGSVLTEAKEEYANVARAIAAFEPVTMVAPPGHGADARDRCGDGVTGVSGVTVIELPLDDSWFRDSAPLFVLDGDGNRAGVDFRFNAWGGKHHPFESDDRISALLLDHVGADRIASDMILEGGAITVDGEGTLITTEQCLLHPNRNPGMNRGEIEAELKSRLGVTKVIWLPYGGLLDTETDGHVDGVCAFAAPGTVVVSLPDDPDHPDYARMRANRAVLEASTDARGRRLEIIDVPQTVFADLADGEIEVSYLNYYVANGGVVVPVAGLPQDEAALAVIASAHPGRKVVGVRALAIAFGGGGVHCITQQIPAARPVRPATPARPARPARPAHPAGTTADATV
- the ureA gene encoding urease subunit gamma, producing the protein MALTPTERDRLLLFTAAELARARHARGLRLNVPEATAVIADTVCEAARDGVRLADALARGRSVLGPDDILPGVVDIVTEVMVEAVFEDGTRLAVISEPFGELDRDDGAPGAVLPASDSVEARAPVVTLVVSNTAAVPVSVTSHFHFFEANPRLSFDRAMAYGMRLAVAAGSSTRFDSGATVEVGLIPIGGDRIAIGFAGLVDGPLDAPGAKAEALRRAAACGYLGAGAPEGTAT